The genomic window GACATTCGTCACCTCTCTGGTACTATTCAGCGTGATCAAGGCCACGATCGGCCTGCGCGTGAGCCGCGACCAGGAGTTGCGCGGACTGGATCTCGAAGAGCATGGCGCCGAGGCGTACACCGACTTCGAGGTGTACACGACACGTTAGAGGAGCGGAACGATGAAACTGATAATCGCCTACATTCAGCCGCACAAGCTGAATGACGTGAAGCAGGAGCTGTTCAAGGAGGACGTCGGCAAGATGTCGGTGACCAACGCGCTCGGCTGCGGGCAGCAGATGGGGTACACCGAGACCTATCGCGGCGTCCAGATCGAAGTGAACCTGCTCAAGAAGGTGCGCATGGAGATCGCGGTCAACGACGAATTCCTGGAGCGCGCGATCGACGCGGTGGTGCGCGGCGCGCGCACCGGTGAAATCGGCGACGGCAAGATCTTCGTGGTCGAACTCAACCAGTGCATACGCATCCGCTCCGGCGAGGTGGGCAAGGTCGCCATCGGCTGACCCGGTGCGCTGCTACCGGACAGCGGTCCCCCAACCCCCGGCGGGTCAGCAGCCGGGGGACTGGGGGGCCGCCTGCGTCCTGGCGTCGGTCACCACGCGCAGGTAGGCGGCCCGCACGCGTGCGGTCACGGTGGCCAGCAGGCTCTGGAACTGCTCGGCGGTGGCGCCGGCGCCGAGCATGCGTCGCGCGAGGGTGGCGAGCGAGTCGGGAGCGCTCGGCAGCACGTGCACCTGGCGATCCTCGAACACCTGCAGGAAGTGCTCCAGGTTGCGCAGAAAGAGGTAGTCCTCGCGCAGCAGGTCCGCGCTGTCGGAGCCGAGCACCCCAACCCGCTGCAACCGGTCGAGCGCGGTTACCGTGTTGCCGCAGACCAGTTCCGGGTGTGCCGGCAGGTGCTGCAACTGCAGCCCCTGCACCAGGAACTCGATGTCGCGGATACCCCCGACGCCCGACTTGATGTCCTGTCCGCGCCGCAATCGGCTCTGGCCGTGCTCCGCCACCGCCAGGTCGCGCAGCCGTTCGATGGTGGCGAAGGCGCGCGCACCGCGCGTCGATGCGTCGTCCCCGAAGCGTGCGAAGGCACCGCGCGCGACCGCCAGCAGCGCCTCGCCGGCAGCGCGATTGCCGGCCACCGGGCGCATGCGCAACAGCGCCTGCACCTCCCAGTCGTTGGCGGGTCCGGCGTAGTAGGCGGCCAGCGAGCTGAACGAGTGCGCCAGTTCGCCGGACCCGCCGTAGGGGCGCAGGCGCCAGT from Spirochaetaceae bacterium includes these protein-coding regions:
- a CDS encoding P-II family nitrogen regulator; this encodes MKLIIAYIQPHKLNDVKQELFKEDVGKMSVTNALGCGQQMGYTETYRGVQIEVNLLKKVRMEIAVNDEFLERAIDAVVRGARTGEIGDGKIFVVELNQCIRIRSGEVGKVAIG